In Primulina huaijiensis isolate GDHJ02 chromosome 4, ASM1229523v2, whole genome shotgun sequence, a genomic segment contains:
- the LOC140974943 gene encoding uncharacterized protein, whose translation MEELRVSDLMRSNPQQWDIGLLNELFNDRDVKAILQILLQETNCPDSWVWHYSKTGNYIVKSGYWVGLETSSLSEENGVAGEWGKIWNLQVPPKVKHFLWRATRNCLPVRASLQRKGIQVPLTCAQCGVILRIPSIYFLPFHLPKAVGVKPNLCQVVHFALQNLYDWLQAKEKKKVLHPNSNSVDTSCKRWHKPPAFLKCNTDAALFTSSNTFGLSGVLRDENGEFIACRMQHNAGNPAVKVLN comes from the exons ATGGAAGAGCTGAGAGTATCGGATTTGATGAGATCAAACCCTCAACAATGGGATATTGGATTATTAAATGAATTGTTTAATGATAGAGATGTCAAAGCAATATTGCAAATTCTGTTGCAGGAGACCAACTGTCCAGATTCTTGGGTATGGCATTATAGCAAGACTGGGAATTATATTGTTAAGTCGGGTTATTGGGTTGGCTTGGAGACTAGCTCTTTGAGTGAGGAAAATGGAGTGGCAGGAGAATGGGGGAAGATTTGGAATCTACAAGTCCCACCTAAAGTAAAACACTTTTTATGGAGGGCAACCAGAAATTGTCTCCCGGTTCGAGCAAGTCTTCAACGTAAAGGTATTCAAGTTCCTCTTACATGCGCTCAGTGTGGGGTGATATTGAGAATACCTAGCATATATTTCTTACCTTTCCATTTGCCCAAAGCTGTTGGAGTGAAACCCAATTTGTGTCAA GTGGTGCATTTTGCACTACAGAATTTATATGATTGGTTGCAAGCgaaggaaaaaaagaaagtaTTGCATCCCAACTCCAACAGTGTTGATACAAGCTGCAAGAGATGGCATAAACCTCCTGCTTTCCTAAAGTGCAATACAGatgctgctttgttcacttcgAGCAACACGTTTGGACTTAGTGGTGTGCTGCGTGACGAAAATGGGGAGTTTATAGCATGCCGAATGCAACACAACGCCGGAAATCCTGCTGTCAAGGTGTTGAATTAA
- the LOC140974944 gene encoding secreted RxLR effector protein 161-like, translating to MKELGEARRILGMNINRDRGNAALFLNQSQYIRKVLQRARMLEAKQVSTPIGQHFKLSIEHSPNSKDEEEIMKNKPYANGVGSIMYSMVCCRPDLAYAMSVESRFMANPGELHWEALKWTMRYLKGASNLGLMFRQQTNEKQPLVGFVDSDFAGNLDTRKSLTGYIFTLYGTAISWKATLQPVVALSTTEAEYVALTEGVKEAIWLKGILKELGIIQQWVAVHCDNQGAIHLTKHQVFHERCKHIDIKLHFVRDKAKLR from the coding sequence ATGAAAGAACTAGGAGAAGCAAGAAGAATACTTGGGATGAACATCAATAGGGACAGGGGAAACGCAGCCTTGTTCCTAAACCAAAGCCAATACATAAGGAAGGTACTTCAAAGAGCTAGGATGTTGGAAGCAAAACAAGTAAGTACACCGATTGGCCAACACTTCAAATTATCTATTGAACATTCTCCAAACAGCAAGGATGAAGAGGAAATCATGAAGAACAAACCCTATGCAAATGGTGTAGGAAGCATAATGTATAGCATGGTATGCTGCAGACCAGATCTCGCATACGCTATGAGTGTGGAATCAAGGTTTATGGCCAACCCAGGAGAATTACATTGGGAGGCATTGAAGTGGACCATGAGATATTTGAAAGGAGCTTCAAACTTGGGACTGATGTTCAGACAGCAGACGAATGAGAAACAACCACTAGTTGGATTCGTGGACTCAGATTTTGCAGGGAACTTGGACACTAGGAAGTCACTCACTGGATACATCTTCACGCTTTATGGAACTGCTATCAGCTGGAAAGCTACTCTCCAACCTGTTGTTGCATTGTCTACAACCGAAGCAGAGTATGTAGCACTCACAGAAGGAGTAAAAGAGGCTATATGGCTCAAAGGAATACTAAAAGAACTTGGAATTATACAACAGTGGGTAGCAGTCCACTGTGATAACCAAGGAGCAATACACCTTACAAAACACCAAGTTTTTCATGAAAGATGCAAGCACATCGATATCAAACTACACTTTGTAAGGGACAAGGCCAAGTTAAGGTAG